In the Hylaeus volcanicus isolate JK05 chromosome 1, UHH_iyHylVolc1.0_haploid, whole genome shotgun sequence genome, one interval contains:
- the LOC128884606 gene encoding 3-hydroxyacyl-CoA dehydrogenase type-2-like codes for MGKMQHIVAYITGGANGIGKAIAEKILCGGGKVVLADISCNGLKVAEKMGERALFSCTDVRSERDVLESMKCTKEKFGGVNVLVNAAAVFGAEPLYDFKQKKPHSSDLYRCLFDTNVWGLFNVTRLMVGMMAENKPDAHRQRGVIINLSSTVAFDSPPGHVAYGGASAAVAGMTIPFARGLAQRGIRVVGVCPGFIESPMTASLKPEEKKLWITMKLTPRRFGCSEEVAHLIQACIENPLINGENIRIDMGFRYNQTGDGQQEDGKC; via the exons ATGGGAAAAATGCAG caCATCGTTGCCTACATAACGGGAGGCGCGAACGGTATTGGGAAGGCCATCGCCGAGAAGATTCTTTGTGGGGGTGGTAAAGTGGTGTTGGCCGATATATCTTGCAATGGACTTAAAGTTGCCGAGAAAATGGGCGAAAGAGCTCTATTCTCGTGTACAGAC GTGAGAAGCGAGAGGGACGTGCTGGAGAGCATGAAATGCACCAAAGAGAAATTCGGGGGAGTGAATGTGCTCGTGAACGCCGCTGCTGTCTTCGGAGCCGAGCCACTCTACGACTTCAAGCAGAAAAAGCCTCACTCGTCCGATCTGTACAGGTGTCTATTCGACACCAACGTGTGGGGGTTGTTCAACGTCACCCGCCTAATGGTTGGCATGATGGCGGAGAACAAGCCAGACGCGCATCGGCAGAGAGGCGTTATTATCAATCTTTCGTCAACGGTAGCGTTCGACTCGCCACCAGGACACGTCGCCTACGGTGGTGCATCGGCAGCGGTAGCAGGAATGACGATACCCTTCGCCAGAGGACTCGCGCAGAGAGGAATACGCGTTGTCGGCGTGTGCCCCGGTTTCATCGAGAGCCCCATGACAG CTTCGTTGAAACCAGAAGAGAAGAAGTTGTGGATCACCATGAAGCTGACACCGAGGCGTTTTGGATGCAGCGAAGAAGTTGCTCATCTGATCCAAGCGTGCATCGAGAATCCTTTGATCAACGGTGAGAACATTCGCATCGATATGGGCTTTAGGTACAACCAAACTGGAGACGGCCAGCAAGAAGATGGGAAGTGTTAA
- the LOC128878299 gene encoding mucin-2-like isoform X3 has protein sequence MQTSVLCLLFALVASASCASLFPGIDQAINAGKSIIGNIPTIIPIPSNKDDSSSSKENSQGLINTVEARSKKVNQYVKDIQQWLHNLEPKKCRDKKHPQPVPQFPQLPNLPSLPDIRNKNVLPDIANLGNVIPNILNSTGLLPSNPKLPALPTLPTLLPTRPSGRPTRPPHTRPTRPQRPSTPASRPSTPASRPTRPSDRPPRPPRPTRPSDRPPRPPRPTRPSPPPAPTSPATERTTVAIKGASEVSSSATTVISTSTAAASSSTEASSEASSEASSEASSEASSEASSEGSTEASSSEASSEGSTEASSEGSTEASSEGSTEASSEGSTEASSEGSTASSSEDSSSAATEASSSEDSSSAATQATSGSTRRANGASSGSGNISFGINSSGSNATTRKPIFSFGSSFKIGGRGKRETVGGGIGASGSIDVSVDIGSALSAIPDMINSMQSILSHVNIPKLPSIPTIQLPDLKSVSNDVRKDIENARKTAAQAIQAGENNIAQAIPKALNRIMKSTEPIRGIIGLVQKVVKSFVEIAVKKPIAVKRAIIEDVIMIVGQVIRNLMNLAAQHMRC, from the exons ATGCAGACTTCAGTGTTGTGCCTTCTCTTCGCTCTTGTGGCTAGCGCCTCGTGCGCTAGTCTGTTCCCTGGTATTGATCAG GCAATAAATGCCGGTAAATCGATCATCGGCAATATACCGACAATTATTCCAATACCATCTAACAAAGACGATTCCTCGTCTTCTAAAGAAAACTCCCAGGGACTGATAAACACTGTAGAGGCGCGCTCTAAGAAGGTAAACCAATACGTCAAGGATATCCAGCAATGGCTCCACAACTTGGAACCCAAAAAGTGTAGGGATAAAAAACACCCCCAACCTGTTCCACAGTTCCCCCAACTGCCCAATCTCCCAAGCCTCCCTGACATTCGAAACAAAAACGTTCTACCAGACATCGCGAACCTTGGAAACGTAATCCCGAACATTTTGAACTCAACTGGTCTTCTACCAAGCAATCCTAAACTTCCAGCCCTTCCAACTCTTCCAACTCTTCTGCCTACACGTCCTTCAGGCCGCCCAACACGTCCCCCACACACCCGCCCAACACGGCCACAACGTCCCTCAACGCCTGCAAGCCGTCCCTCAACGCCTGCAAGCCGTCCCACACGCCCCTCGGACCGTCCACCTCGTCCACCTCGCCCAACTCGCCCCTCGGACCGTCCACCTCGTCCACCTCGCCCAACTCGCCCATCTCCACCACCTGCTCCCACTTCCCCCGCTACTGAGCGTACCACTGTTGCGATTAAGGGCGCCAGTGAAGTGTCTAGCTCCGCAACGACTGTGATTAGCACAAGCACTGCTGCTGCAAGCTCTTCCACTGAGGCTTCCTCTGAGGCTTCCTCTGAGGCTTCCTCTGAGGCTTCCTCTGAGGCTTCCTCTGAGGCTTCCTCTGAAGGTTCAACTGAGGCTTCTTCCTCTGAGGCTTCCTCCGAAGGTTCAACTGAG GCTTCCTCCGAAGGTTCAACTGAGGCTTCCTCCGAAG GTTCAACTGAGGCTTCCTCCGAAGGTTCAACTGAGGCTTCCTCCGAAGGTTCAACTGCTTCTTCCTCTGAGGATTCCTCTTCTGCTGCAACCGAGGCTTCTTCCTCTGAGGATTCCTCTTCTGCTGCAACCCAGGCTACTTCTGGATCTACCCGTAGAGCTAACGGAGCTAGCTCTGGATCTGGAAACATCTCATTCGGTATCAACAGCTCTGGATCTAACGCAACTACCCGCAAacctatattttcttttggtaGCAGTTTTAAGATAGGCGGAAGGGGAAAGAGAGAAACAGTCGGCGGAGGTATTGGCGCCAGCGGAAGCATCGACGTATCTGTAGACATTGGAAGCGCCCTGTCTGCCATCCCTGACATGATCAACAGCATGCAATCCATCTTGTCCCACGTTAATATTCCGAAACTCCCCTCGATCCCCACTATACAATTGCCAGATTTGAAATCGGTTAGCAATGACGTTCGCAAGGACATCGAAAATGCCAGGAAGACGGCCGCTCAAGCCATCCAGGCTGGAGAGAACAACATCGCCCAAGCCATTCCCAAGGCTTTGAACAGGATCATGAAGAGCACCGAGCCTATTCGTGGAATCATAGGACTGGTACAGAAGGTCGTCAAATCGTTCGTCGAAATCGCGGTGAAAAAACCGATTGCCGTCAAGAGGGCCATCATTGAAGACGTTATCATGATTGTCGGACAGGTCATTAGGAATCTGATGAATCTCGCGGCTCAGCATATGCGATGCTGA
- the LOC128878299 gene encoding uncharacterized protein LOC128878299 isoform X1: protein MQTSVLCLLFALVASASCASLFPGIDQAINAGKSIIGNIPTIIPIPSNKDDSSSSKENSQGLINTVEARSKKVNQYVKDIQQWLHNLEPKKCRDKKHPQPVPQFPQLPNLPSLPDIRNKNVLPDIANLGNVIPNILNSTGLLPSNPKLPALPTLPTLLPTRPSGRPTRPPHTRPTRPQRPSTPASRPSTPASRPTRPSDRPPRPPRPTRPSDRPPRPPRPTRPSPPPAPTSPATERTTVAIKGASEVSSSATTVISTSTAAASSSTEASSEASSEASSEASSEASSEASSEGSTEASSSEASSEGSTEASSSEASSEGSTEASSSEASSEGSTEASSEGSTEASSEGSTEASSEGSTASSSEDSSSAATEASSSEDSSSAATQATSGSTRRANGASSGSGNISFGINSSGSNATTRKPIFSFGSSFKIGGRGKRETVGGGIGASGSIDVSVDIGSALSAIPDMINSMQSILSHVNIPKLPSIPTIQLPDLKSVSNDVRKDIENARKTAAQAIQAGENNIAQAIPKALNRIMKSTEPIRGIIGLVQKVVKSFVEIAVKKPIAVKRAIIEDVIMIVGQVIRNLMNLAAQHMRC from the exons ATGCAGACTTCAGTGTTGTGCCTTCTCTTCGCTCTTGTGGCTAGCGCCTCGTGCGCTAGTCTGTTCCCTGGTATTGATCAG GCAATAAATGCCGGTAAATCGATCATCGGCAATATACCGACAATTATTCCAATACCATCTAACAAAGACGATTCCTCGTCTTCTAAAGAAAACTCCCAGGGACTGATAAACACTGTAGAGGCGCGCTCTAAGAAGGTAAACCAATACGTCAAGGATATCCAGCAATGGCTCCACAACTTGGAACCCAAAAAGTGTAGGGATAAAAAACACCCCCAACCTGTTCCACAGTTCCCCCAACTGCCCAATCTCCCAAGCCTCCCTGACATTCGAAACAAAAACGTTCTACCAGACATCGCGAACCTTGGAAACGTAATCCCGAACATTTTGAACTCAACTGGTCTTCTACCAAGCAATCCTAAACTTCCAGCCCTTCCAACTCTTCCAACTCTTCTGCCTACACGTCCTTCAGGCCGCCCAACACGTCCCCCACACACCCGCCCAACACGGCCACAACGTCCCTCAACGCCTGCAAGCCGTCCCTCAACGCCTGCAAGCCGTCCCACACGCCCCTCGGACCGTCCACCTCGTCCACCTCGCCCAACTCGCCCCTCGGACCGTCCACCTCGTCCACCTCGCCCAACTCGCCCATCTCCACCACCTGCTCCCACTTCCCCCGCTACTGAGCGTACCACTGTTGCGATTAAGGGCGCCAGTGAAGTGTCTAGCTCCGCAACGACTGTGATTAGCACAAGCACTGCTGCTGCAAGCTCTTCCACTGAGGCTTCCTCTGAGGCTTCCTCTGAGGCTTCCTCTGAGGCTTCCTCTGAGGCTTCCTCTGAGGCTTCCTCTGAAGGTTCAACTGAGGCTTCTTCCTCTGAGGCTTCCTCCGAAGGTTCAACTGAGGCTTCTTCCTCTGAGGCTTCCTCCGAAGGTTCAACTGAGGCTTCTTCCTCTGAGGCTTCCTCCGAAGGTTCAACTGAGGCTTCCTCCGAAG GTTCAACTGAGGCTTCCTCCGAAGGTTCAACTGAGGCTTCCTCCGAAGGTTCAACTGCTTCTTCCTCTGAGGATTCCTCTTCTGCTGCAACCGAGGCTTCTTCCTCTGAGGATTCCTCTTCTGCTGCAACCCAGGCTACTTCTGGATCTACCCGTAGAGCTAACGGAGCTAGCTCTGGATCTGGAAACATCTCATTCGGTATCAACAGCTCTGGATCTAACGCAACTACCCGCAAacctatattttcttttggtaGCAGTTTTAAGATAGGCGGAAGGGGAAAGAGAGAAACAGTCGGCGGAGGTATTGGCGCCAGCGGAAGCATCGACGTATCTGTAGACATTGGAAGCGCCCTGTCTGCCATCCCTGACATGATCAACAGCATGCAATCCATCTTGTCCCACGTTAATATTCCGAAACTCCCCTCGATCCCCACTATACAATTGCCAGATTTGAAATCGGTTAGCAATGACGTTCGCAAGGACATCGAAAATGCCAGGAAGACGGCCGCTCAAGCCATCCAGGCTGGAGAGAACAACATCGCCCAAGCCATTCCCAAGGCTTTGAACAGGATCATGAAGAGCACCGAGCCTATTCGTGGAATCATAGGACTGGTACAGAAGGTCGTCAAATCGTTCGTCGAAATCGCGGTGAAAAAACCGATTGCCGTCAAGAGGGCCATCATTGAAGACGTTATCATGATTGTCGGACAGGTCATTAGGAATCTGATGAATCTCGCGGCTCAGCATATGCGATGCTGA
- the LOC128878299 gene encoding papilin-like isoform X2, with translation MQTSVLCLLFALVASASCASLFPGIDQAINAGKSIIGNIPTIIPIPSNKDDSSSSKENSQGLINTVEARSKKVNQYVKDIQQWLHNLEPKKCRDKKHPQPVPQFPQLPNLPSLPDIRNKNVLPDIANLGNVIPNILNSTGLLPSNPKLPALPTLPTLLPTRPSGRPTRPPHTRPTRPQRPSTPASRPSTPASRPTRPSDRPPRPPRPTRPSDRPPRPPRPTRPSPPPAPTSPATERTTVAIKGASEVSSSATTVISTSTAAASSSTEASSEASSEASSEASSEASSEASSEGSTEASSSEASSEGSTEASSSEASSEGSTEASSEGSTEASSEGSTEASSEGSTASSSEDSSSAATEASSSEDSSSAATQATSGSTRRANGASSGSGNISFGINSSGSNATTRKPIFSFGSSFKIGGRGKRETVGGGIGASGSIDVSVDIGSALSAIPDMINSMQSILSHVNIPKLPSIPTIQLPDLKSVSNDVRKDIENARKTAAQAIQAGENNIAQAIPKALNRIMKSTEPIRGIIGLVQKVVKSFVEIAVKKPIAVKRAIIEDVIMIVGQVIRNLMNLAAQHMRC, from the exons ATGCAGACTTCAGTGTTGTGCCTTCTCTTCGCTCTTGTGGCTAGCGCCTCGTGCGCTAGTCTGTTCCCTGGTATTGATCAG GCAATAAATGCCGGTAAATCGATCATCGGCAATATACCGACAATTATTCCAATACCATCTAACAAAGACGATTCCTCGTCTTCTAAAGAAAACTCCCAGGGACTGATAAACACTGTAGAGGCGCGCTCTAAGAAGGTAAACCAATACGTCAAGGATATCCAGCAATGGCTCCACAACTTGGAACCCAAAAAGTGTAGGGATAAAAAACACCCCCAACCTGTTCCACAGTTCCCCCAACTGCCCAATCTCCCAAGCCTCCCTGACATTCGAAACAAAAACGTTCTACCAGACATCGCGAACCTTGGAAACGTAATCCCGAACATTTTGAACTCAACTGGTCTTCTACCAAGCAATCCTAAACTTCCAGCCCTTCCAACTCTTCCAACTCTTCTGCCTACACGTCCTTCAGGCCGCCCAACACGTCCCCCACACACCCGCCCAACACGGCCACAACGTCCCTCAACGCCTGCAAGCCGTCCCTCAACGCCTGCAAGCCGTCCCACACGCCCCTCGGACCGTCCACCTCGTCCACCTCGCCCAACTCGCCCCTCGGACCGTCCACCTCGTCCACCTCGCCCAACTCGCCCATCTCCACCACCTGCTCCCACTTCCCCCGCTACTGAGCGTACCACTGTTGCGATTAAGGGCGCCAGTGAAGTGTCTAGCTCCGCAACGACTGTGATTAGCACAAGCACTGCTGCTGCAAGCTCTTCCACTGAGGCTTCCTCTGAGGCTTCCTCTGAGGCTTCCTCTGAGGCTTCCTCTGAGGCTTCCTCTGAGGCTTCCTCTGAAGGTTCAACTGAGGCTTCTTCCTCTGAGGCTTCCTCCGAAGGTTCAACTGAGGCTTCTTCCTCTGAGGCTTCCTCCGAAGGTTCAACTGAG GCTTCCTCCGAAGGTTCAACTGAGGCTTCCTCCGAAGGTTCAACTGAGGCTTCCTCCGAAGGTTCAACTGCTTCTTCCTCTGAGGATTCCTCTTCTGCTGCAACCGAGGCTTCTTCCTCTGAGGATTCCTCTTCTGCTGCAACCCAGGCTACTTCTGGATCTACCCGTAGAGCTAACGGAGCTAGCTCTGGATCTGGAAACATCTCATTCGGTATCAACAGCTCTGGATCTAACGCAACTACCCGCAAacctatattttcttttggtaGCAGTTTTAAGATAGGCGGAAGGGGAAAGAGAGAAACAGTCGGCGGAGGTATTGGCGCCAGCGGAAGCATCGACGTATCTGTAGACATTGGAAGCGCCCTGTCTGCCATCCCTGACATGATCAACAGCATGCAATCCATCTTGTCCCACGTTAATATTCCGAAACTCCCCTCGATCCCCACTATACAATTGCCAGATTTGAAATCGGTTAGCAATGACGTTCGCAAGGACATCGAAAATGCCAGGAAGACGGCCGCTCAAGCCATCCAGGCTGGAGAGAACAACATCGCCCAAGCCATTCCCAAGGCTTTGAACAGGATCATGAAGAGCACCGAGCCTATTCGTGGAATCATAGGACTGGTACAGAAGGTCGTCAAATCGTTCGTCGAAATCGCGGTGAAAAAACCGATTGCCGTCAAGAGGGCCATCATTGAAGACGTTATCATGATTGTCGGACAGGTCATTAGGAATCTGATGAATCTCGCGGCTCAGCATATGCGATGCTGA